From a region of the Impatiens glandulifera chromosome 4, dImpGla2.1, whole genome shotgun sequence genome:
- the LOC124936261 gene encoding kelch repeat-containing protein At3g27220-like — protein sequence MKTTKSTSKWTCTKAQVIFALSSLIAAAMIADYVWASSSLSATYFSFSSKLAAARSHIIVASKSRNTTEETGYNRNQKSLTRQIIPATSFDIPGPELEWEQMESAPVPRLDGYSVQIKNYLYVFAGYGTIDYVHSHIDVYNFTDSNWCDRIDMPKEMAHSHLGIATDGRYVYVVTGQYGPQCRGPISSSFVLDTETKTWKSFPPLPAPRYAPATQIWRGRLHVMGGSKENRHTPGTEHWSIAVKNGKSLENNWRVEIPIPRGGPHRASIVVDDHLYVIGGQEGDFMAKPGSPIFKCSRRNEVVYGDVYMLDSSMKWRVLPSMPKPDSHIECSWVVVKDAIIIVGGTTEKHPVTKRMILVGEVFKFDLTSQKWSVMGRLPYRVKTAQAGFWNDYLYFSSGQRDRGLDNPQPGKVVGEMWRTKLVL from the exons ATGAAGACGACGAAGTCTACCAGCAAATGGACCTGTACGAAAGCTCAGGTTATATTTGCTCTATCAAGCCTTATTGCCGCGGCAATGATTGCAGATTACGTTTGGGCTTCGTCTTCTTTATCTGcaacatatttttcattttcctcCAAATTAGCTGCCGCCAGATCTCATATAATCGTCGCCTCAAAATCTAGGAACACTACTGAAGAG ACAGGATATAATCGAAATCAGAAAAGTTTAACTAGACAAATCATCCCTGCAACTTCTTTTGATATACCTGGGCCAGAATTAGAATGGGAGCAGATGGAAAGTGCACCAGTGCCACGTTTGGATGGTTACTCAGTTCAGATAAAGAactatttatatgtttttgcAGGCTATGGAACAATTGACTAT GTTCACTCCCACATTGATGTCTACAATTTTACAGACAGCAACTGGTGTGACCGGATTGATATGCCAAAAGAGATGGCACATTCCCATTTAGGAATTGCAACAGATGGGAGATATGTATATGTGGTTACTGGGCAGTATGGTCCTCAGTGTAGAGGTCCCATTTCCAGTTCATTTGTTCTAGATACAGAGACAAAAACATGGAAGAGCTTCCCTCCATTGCCTGCACCAAG ATATGCTCCGGCAACTCAAATTTGGAGGGGTAGACTCCACGTGATGGGTGGAAGCAAAGAGAACCGCCACACACCAGGTACAGAACATTGGAGTATTGCTGTGAAGAATGGAAAatcattagaaaataattggaGGGTTGAGATACCAATTCCACGTGGAGGCCCACACAG AGCATCTATAGTGGTTGATGATCATCTTTATGTTATTGGTGGTCAAGAGGGTGACTTCATGGCCAAACCCGGTTCACCTATCTTCAAGTGTTCCCGTAGGAATGAG GTTGTATATGGCGATGTTTACATGTTGGACAGTTCAATGAAGTGGCGGGTGTTACCTTCAATGCCAAAGCCCGACTCACATATAGAGTGTTCTTGGGTAGTTGTAAAAGATGCTATCATTATAGTTGGCGGAACAACAGAAAAGCACCCGGTTACTAAAAGAATGATCTTGGTTGGAGAAGTTTTTAAGTTTGATCTAACTTCACAG aaATGGTCTGTTATGGGAAGGCTACCTTATAGAGTGAAGACTGCTCAAGCTGGTTTCTGgaatgattatttatattttagttctGGGCAGCGAGACCGCGGCCTGGATAATCCTCAACCGGGGAAAGTTGTCGGAGAAATGTGGAGAACTAAGCTCGTTTTGTGA